Genomic DNA from Candidatus Sysuiplasma acidicola:
TTTGCGTTACTGACTTATATGCTAGCACAGGCACTGCAATGCCGTACCTGGCAATAAATGTTCAGTAAACTGAAAATCAGGGAAAAGCTGACAATGTCCCTCAGTTAATGGAAAGCATGCGTTGAGAAGTTACCTCAGGTTGCACCCACCTGAGCCTTGTGATTCTGGAACGGCATATCGGCGCGCATGTACAGAGGTTAAAGCAGTGCTTTGCAGCGGAATGCAGACACTTTCATTAAATACGATTTCAAGATTACAATGCCCGGAGCCGAGGTGGCCCAGCCCGGTAAGGCGCGAGCCTGGAATGTTTACGACAGTCAGCTCGTGTCGCTCTGCGACTCGGGAGTTCAAATCTCCCCCTCGGCGCCTGACGGCTTCCTGCCGAGTCTTCTCCTGAGTGTTTCTTCCGCGCCGGAAAAATCGCCCTCGATCAGTCTGAACGGCAACCATCCCTCGAGCCGTTTGCCGCCAATCCGTTCGTAGAAACCTATGGCCAGGCTGTTCCATGAGAGAACCATCCACTCGATCCTCCCGCATTTTCTACGTTTCGCGATGCCTATGAGCTTCAGAAACATGGAAGAACCGGCACCGGAACGTCTGAACTCCTCCCTGACGAATATGTCCTCGATGAAAAGCGTGGGCCTGGCTAGAAATGTCGAGTAAGTCATGAAGAAGACGGTGTACCCCACAGCCTCCTTTCCACTGTATGCGATGAGAAGCTCAAACAGCTTCTTCCGACCGAAGGCATGCTCTCTAATTCTGCGAAGCTGCTCATCCTCAGGCAGTGGCAGGCGTTCGTACTCTGCGAGACTCCTGACGAGATCCGCGAAAGCTGCGCCGTCCTTTCTGTCGGCCTTCCTGACTACGATTCTACCGGCGGTCATTTTGCTTTCACCAAAACCCTGCATGCGGGGAAGAATAGACAATAGCTAAATGCGCCACATCCTTTCGGGCGATCAGCCATAGTGATAGGCTATGCCTTTTCCGCCCTCCGGATATTTCCACTGAATGGCGCCCTTCCCGATATGGCGGCACACTATTACGCAGGCACCAAGTTCCATGCAGCCTTCCGGGTTGTATACCAGCTCCCCTGCACCGTCAGTCTTGTATACCTTTGCCGGACAGACGTAGAGGCATGGTTTCGTTTCGCATGTTCTGCAGACCGACGTATCGACCCTGATGAAATCGTTTGAACCGAAATCGTAGGAGTCGAGGCCGGTCCGATCCTCTATTGAAAGGCGCCGGGCCGAGTCGTCGTTGTTTCCAGACATGATATACTACCCTGTATTGTACCATGACACTGACCGGCGATTTATATTTTCATCTCTTTTTTTCATCTATTTGACGGACACAATCCTGTCAAATGGCGGTTTCCCGGATTGGGCGATACGTGTGATAGTGCGACAGGATCAGTGAAACAGCGGTCCATGCCATCAGGCGCTCTCCGCTGAGCGAAAGCTCGTCGTGCCGAAATTTTGTTGTGCCCGGATTGAAATCTCCGTGCGGAAAGCCGCCGATAATCAGGGTCGTATCAGCCTCTCGTGAGATGCAGGAGAGGTTGTGATCGGGCCTGCCCTCCCTGCTGAAAATAAACGCATCTGCTCCGAGTTCTGAAACAAGCGCAGGAAGCGACATTTCCCGCACCGAAGCAAGTGTTCTGTCCCCGGTGCCGATCCGTCCGTTCAAAAGGAGCTCTTCCATCAGTCCTGTGAACCGCCCGTAATTTCGCGGAAGCCTTGCAGTACGGTCGAACCCGATGACAATGTCGTTGCGTGTATGAACAAATGTCCTCAGTTTTCCCGAGCTGTTGATGCTTGAATCCAGTGCGAGAAGGAGACAGAAATGCACTATGTCCGGCCTGCCCCTGCGTTCCGCATCACTCAGACCCTTCATCGCCGAATGGTGCAGGCTTGAATCCAGCAGGCACTCTTCTGCCCTCCTGTTTCTGCGTCCCGCGCTTGCTCTGGCGGCAGGACGGCGCGCTATCTCCTCGGGAATAAGCTCGAGTTCCGCTTCCGCTACAATCAGATTCACCATGGCTGCGCTCTCACGAGATTACCTCTCCGATCCTGCCCGTCGAGAATCCCAGTTTGATCTCCCGGGCAATGCGCCTTCCGGTAGAGAGACCCGGCGCCATCATTTCCGAATAAGGAGAGCCGCCGACAAACGGATTGGTTCCTGCGACAATCCTTGTGGATATTTCGAACACCTTAATCTCCAGTTTGTCCGTCACGATTGTCTCAAGCGCAAACGGTCCCACGAGGCCGCCGAAGAGTTCCTGGGACTTGGATACTGTGGCCTCACCCATTTCGAAGACCTTTGGAAGCAGGCTCTCCCTGACGACAACGGGATAGTTTCCGGTCACTACGAATGTGGGAAAGAAACCGAGGCGTTTCAGTTCTTCGACAGAGCCGAGTTTGTACAACTCATCTATGTTCGATTCGTCCCTTCTGTCGATGGACAGCATTTCCAGCGTTCCACCACCATTCATTTTGTACCCTTCACTGCTCAGGGGAGAATAGAAGTAATGGAAGTAATAACGAGTTCCGAGCACATATTCCTGTATCGTGTACTTCTGCGAATAGTCGATTGCCATCTTGAATTCCATGTAATCCTTCGCTATGAATGCGCCGCGTCCGCCTTTTGCGCCTGAGTATTTTACAAGAACCGGCCTGTCTATCATTCTTGCATCGCTTATCTCCTCAGGCATCATGATGCCCGCAGAGGTGAGCCACTTTCTCTGTGTTGACCGGTCGGATTCCCACTTGAGCACTTCCCTGTTTCCAAAGCTTGGTACGCCGAATTTTGAAAACCTGTCCGCGCCCATGTACTCGACGAACGAACCATGCGGAACGAGAATCGCATGCCTGCTGACAAGCTCGTCCTCCAGTTCCTCGATATCCCTGTAGTTTTTTACCCTGAGGAATTCGTCAGGTTTCGCGAGAGGATACGCGTCATAAAACTTGGTATCCCTGTCGACCGCGATTCCAAGTGTCTTGAGACCCTCTTTCTTTGCGCCATGAAATATCTGAAGCGATGAGTGCGAGCACAATGTCGCAACGGTTACATCAGAAACATCGTACTCTTCCAGAATCTTGCTGATCTTCGGTGAGGACATAAGATTGAATTCATGATTCAGATTTAAATGTTTCCCGACTCGAATGCACTAGCCATCACGGAAGAAGTCTTAAAGTGTCTTAAATATACAGACTCAATTCAGTAGCGAGAGATAAGGATGCCGAGCAAACCGAAACCCAGGGATGACGACTGGTTTGAAGCACTTGAAGCGGAGCTTGACAGAAAGACAGCGACAATCAAGAATGATGTCGTGGAACTGACCAGGGCTAAGGCGGAAATCAGCCGTATGGCTATGGAGGATTTCTGGAAGATCTGGCTGCGGTTCAACAAGCTGAACATTCATTTCTCCCTTCAGCCTGAGTACAGCGAATTCCTCAGATTCAAAGAATTCCCGGACGACTGGTCGATAAGGGATGATTTCCGGTTTGGCTCTGTAAACTCCATCGAACTCACAGACAGGACGACCGAAGAGGGGCGCATGGGCGACAGACTCAAACTGTTCTATCATACGCACGACGGACATTTCTACGTGAGAATGACTTTTGAATACTTCGAAGGAGAGCACTACTACAAATACAGCGGGTGGAAGAGGATATTCGGCCAGTACGTGCTTTACGACGTGCCCATTGGAAGTTTCAACGGGAACAAGTTTCACGAAGTGCTTGCCGATGTTGTAAAGACATGGTTCGAATCTCATCTGAGAAGGAGCAGAGAAGCGCTGCTGGAACATCTGAAAGCACATTACCCCGCCGGCAACTCTTTCAGCGAGTGACCGGCGTGATGTTTCGGCCACCCGCTTGATTCGTTTAAATAATTCCAATGCACTCTACCGCAGACAGTAGGTGATTTGCCTGGAATCGGAAATGAACAGTCATGTCGAAGACATGCATACCGCACTTGGCGGCAAAGTGGAAAAAGATGCGCTGCTGAAGGATTTGGAACTGTACGTGAATCAGTACAGAGTGTCCCTGCCTTCCGCTAAGCGAAGTATCGTGAAGAAGTACGGCGGCGATCCGGATGCCCTCTCCATGGGAGTGGAAAAAAACCTTGCAGAAATTTCTGCAGGAGAAAATGGACTGGACACAAGCGGCAGAGTGGTCTATGCCAGCACCAGGGAGATTGATATTGAGGGACAGAAGCGCGTCCTCCTTTCAGGACTGCTGGAGGATGCGACCGGCAGTATGCCATTCACTGTCTGGGATTACGGTAAAACGGAAATCCGCAAGGGCGACATCATTTCGGTCAGAAATGCATACGCAACCTCATACAGGGACAGGCCACAGCTCAATATGTCATCGCGTTCGAAAATAGTGATTAAGGAAAGGATAGAGAACTGGTCAAGAGAGCCGAAGAAAATGAAGGACATCGGACCGAACGACGCGGATGTGACGACAGTAGCCAAGATCATTTCCATTACACCGAAGAAGATCGTGAGCAACGGACGTGACATTAACATACATTACGGACTCATCGGCGATGAAACCAAGACGCTGCGTTTCACCGCCTGGAAAGACTTCGGCCTGTCGAAAGGGGACGTCGTGAAACTTTCAGGGGCTTACAGCAGGGAGAGGAATGGCGAAATACAGCTGAACTTCAGCGAACGGACAGCGGTGGAAATAGCCACTGACGTAGATCTGCCCAGCGTTGCCAGATTCGGCACTCCCAGGAAATGCACAATCATGGAACTGAGGGACGGCATGGGAAATGTTACAGTCACAGGACGGATTATTAATGTTGAGAGAAAGGAGATCGAAACGCAGGGCCGGAAGAGCGTCATGTTCTCCGGCACGCTCGCCGACGAGACCGGCAGAATTGCCTTTACGGGATGGAGGGACTTTCCCCACTCCGAAGGGCAGAGCGTCACGATCTCCGGTGCCTACGTCCGGTCATGGAAAGGCATTCCCCAGCTGAAATTCGATGAAAAGTCTGAAATTGCGGCAGAGATGAAGGCGGTCGCGATACGCGAAGAGGGGTCACAGTCATTCGACATCGGCGCACTTGCCGAAAGGGGGGGCGCAATGGATGCTACTGTCAGCGGGACTATCATAGAAATAAGGCCGGGAACTGGATTCATTTTCAGATGCCCTCAATGTGGAAGGGCAACGAGAGCAGGGGAATGCAGGACGCATGGAAGGGTGGAAGGCGTACCTGACTTCCGCATAAGCATGGTGGTGGACGACGGAACTGGTTCGATGACAGTTGGACTCCACCGGGAGCTGTCTGAAGCGCTCACAGGCATGACGCTTGACGATGCCAGGAAGAGAGCCGAGGAGACGCTGAGCCAGGATGCGGTCATTTCAGACGTAGCAGAAAAACTCCTCTTTGCACGAATGAATTTCAACGGCAATGTGTTCAGCGATGATTTCGGTTTGAGCATGACTTGCCGAAATGCCTCACGCAGCACCGCCGATGTGAAGGAGAAGGCTTCCGCACTGTATCAGGAGGTGATTCAATCCCTGGGGATGTGAGGGTGCGTGAGATGGCACACAGACTGTTTGCCGCGGAATTCAGCTCCTCCAATTATGAGGTGCGAGAGGGCGAGGAGAAGAGCACGGTCTACATAGTGACGCCGCTGGGCGCGAAGGTGAGCAGGATGATGATTGCCGGTGTGCTCACGGAGGTTGAGGAGAACAAGGGCGAAAACTGGACAATGTACAATGCACAGATTGCAGACCCGACAGGAACTTTCAGAATCTCCGCCGGCCAGTATCAGCAGGGCGCCTCCAGATCCCTGCAGTCCATAGAGCCGCCGGCTTTCGTCGCGGCAGTAGGCAAAGCACGGTCATTTACGACAGAGGAGGGAGCGGTCTACGTCTCCGTCAGGGTGGAAAGCATCGCCAGGATTACACAGGAGCAGAGGGATTTCTGGACTTACGAGACATGCAGAGAGACGCTCAGAAGGATTGACGCCTGCAAGTCTGCGCTGGAACTCTCTCCGCCAAATGCCGATGCACTCGCAAGACTCGGTATTTCGAGAAGATATGCCGAGGGCGCGATACTGGCTCTGGAACACTATGGGAAGGCTGATTTCGACGCATACCGCGGCGTTGTTGTGGAAGCACTGCGTTCCATAGGGGGCGTAGAGGATGCCGCTGTTGCACCGATCGTGACGCAGGCGGTTGCTGAACCGCCAGACGGCGATGAGCTGACCGAGGACGAGAGCACGATACTGCACATAATAGGGAGTCTTGACGATTCCGATCCGAGGGGGGCACAGTGGGAGGATGTGGAAAAAATGGCTCTGGAAAAACAGCTGACGGCAGAACGCCTTTCGGAAGCAGTTGAGGGCCTTCTGGACAAGGGAATGATCTATGAACCCGTCCTGGGAAAGATGAAGAGAATCTGAAATGCACTCTCCGCAGAACGCAGTGTTCCGGCGCCCGCCCTCATTCAGCGCACTTTGGCGGGCGGCAGTGGCGCACTGTCAATTATGCGCAAGATATAACTAGTCCTCCAGTTTGCAGAATTATGGTGGATACGTTGGATAGGCTTCTTTTCACTGCGGGGCCGGTAGAGGTAAGAAGGGATGTTCTCAAAGCGATGACTAAACCCATGATCACGCATCGCAGTTCCGATTACAAGAAACTCCACCATTCCGTGGTCGAAAGGCTCAAGGAACTGCTCGGCACGGAGAATGATATCTTTCTTATTCCAGCCTCATCCACAGGGGCAATGGAAGCAGGAGTGAGAAGCGCTGTTTCCAGAAACATACTGCACCTGACTTGCGGATCCTTCGCCGAGCGATGGGTGGAAATATCCAGAAGCAACGGCAAAACAGCTGCTGTGGTCTCGACAGAATGGGGAAAGGCGATTGTGCCGGAGCTCATCGGCAGCGCTGCAGATGGGGTCGAGGCAGTGGCAGTCACGCACAACGAATCTTCCACGGGCGTCATGAATCCACTGGAAAGCATAGCTGCACATCTGAGAAAGACACCCGACGTTCTTCTGATGGTTGATGCTGTGACCTCCGCCTTCGGGAACATAATAGACATGAAGTCGGTGAAACCGGATCTTCTGCTGTTCGGCACCCAGAAGGCACTTGCGCTGCCTCCCGGCATGGCGATAGCAGTCGTTTCGGAAAGACTGCTCGAGAAGGCCAAGGGCGTGGGCGACAGGGGGAGATACCTCGATCTCGTGGAAATAAAGGAATTCGCCGATCGCGATCTCGTTCCGACCACACCGCCGATTTCGCTGCTCTACGCACTGGACTATCAGCTCGACAGGATAAAGGATGAGGGCATGCAGAAGAGGGCAGACAGGCACTTCAGGATGGCTGAGATGGCCAGAAAGTGGGCTTCTGACCACATGAGCTTATTCTCGCAGGAGGGATTCCACTCCAACACCATAACATGCGTCAACAACACTTCCGGCATGGATTTTAAACAGATTGACGAGGGCCTCGCGAAACGCGGGTACCAGATTGCAGAGGGATACGGAAAACTGAAATCGAAGACATTCCGGATTGGGCACATGGGGGATTTGACCACAGAGGAGATGGGCGGCCTGCTCGACTCTCTGACAGAGGTGACAGCATGACGAAAATACTGATAACAGATGCCGTTGATGAAAAATATGTGCGGGCGCTGCAGTCGATCGACGGTTTTGAAGTGGATTTCAGGAACGGCATAACGGCAGACCAGCTCCCGAGCATCATCGGGGACTACGACTGCATAATCGTCAGGAGCAGGACCAAACTCACTGGTAAACTCATAGGCAGTGCGCAAAATGCGAAGCTCATTGTGAGGGCGGGTGTCGGCACAGACAATATCGACATAGCGGCTGCGAGCGGCATGAACATAGCGGTAGCAAACACGCCCTGGGCAAATGTGGTGTCAGCGGCGGAACTTGCATTCACACTCATGCTCATGATCAGCAGAAAGGCTGGACAGGCGAACGCATCGATGCACGATGGAAAATGGGAAACGCTCAAATTCACCGGAGCCGAGGTTAGCGAAAAGGTTCTTGGCATCATCGGGCTGGGACGTGTGGGAAGAGAAGTGGCCAGGAGGGCGAGAGCATTCCAGATGACAGTAATCGCAAGTGACCCGTTCCTCAGACAGGACGTGGCAGACACTGTAGGTGCAAAGCTCGTGTCTATGGAAACGCTGCTGGCGGAGTCCGATATCATCAGTCTGCATGCATCCATGATGGCCGGAAACGTCCATCTCATCGGTGCTGGAGAGCTGGCCAAAATGAAGCACGGCGCCATACTGATAAACACTGCGCGCGGCGAAATGGTCGATACTGTTGCGCTGGTGGAAGCGGTGAAGAGCGGGAAACTGGCCGGCGCTGGTCTTGATGTCTATGAAGGCGAGCCTGCGATAAACCCGGCTCTTTCGCAGCTTCCGGCGGTCGTAATGACGCCGCACATCGGTGCACAGACGCGCGAGGCACAGAACAGGGTCGGGAAGGAAGTCGTCGAAGTTGTCGAGGCATTCTTCAAAAGGAATGAAATGATTAATGTCGTGAACGAAGGCAGCATACGGCCTAACGGCGGGAAAGTTAACTGAACAGACAGCAGACGTCCCGAACAATGCGTCACAACAGTTTACAGGAGCA
This window encodes:
- a CDS encoding 4Fe-4S dicluster domain-containing protein; translated protein: MSGNNDDSARRLSIEDRTGLDSYDFGSNDFIRVDTSVCRTCETKPCLYVCPAKVYKTDGAGELVYNPEGCMELGACVIVCRHIGKGAIQWKYPEGGKGIAYHYG
- a CDS encoding GNAT family N-acetyltransferase, with translation MTAGRIVVRKADRKDGAAFADLVRSLAEYERLPLPEDEQLRRIREHAFGRKKLFELLIAYSGKEAVGYTVFFMTYSTFLARPTLFIEDIFVREEFRRSGAGSSMFLKLIGIAKRRKCGRIEWMVLSWNSLAIGFYERIGGKRLEGWLPFRLIEGDFSGAEETLRRRLGRKPSGAEGEI
- a CDS encoding 16S rRNA methyltransferase, translating into MVNLIVAEAELELIPEEIARRPAARASAGRRNRRAEECLLDSSLHHSAMKGLSDAERRGRPDIVHFCLLLALDSSINSSGKLRTFVHTRNDIVIGFDRTARLPRNYGRFTGLMEELLLNGRIGTGDRTLASVREMSLPALVSELGADAFIFSREGRPDHNLSCISREADTTLIIGGFPHGDFNPGTTKFRHDELSLSGERLMAWTAVSLILSHYHTYRPIRETAI
- a CDS encoding hydroxyacid dehydrogenase, which codes for MTKILITDAVDEKYVRALQSIDGFEVDFRNGITADQLPSIIGDYDCIIVRSRTKLTGKLIGSAQNAKLIVRAGVGTDNIDIAAASGMNIAVANTPWANVVSAAELAFTLMLMISRKAGQANASMHDGKWETLKFTGAEVSEKVLGIIGLGRVGREVARRARAFQMTVIASDPFLRQDVADTVGAKLVSMETLLAESDIISLHASMMAGNVHLIGAGELAKMKHGAILINTARGEMVDTVALVEAVKSGKLAGAGLDVYEGEPAINPALSQLPAVVMTPHIGAQTREAQNRVGKEVVEVVEAFFKRNEMINVVNEGSIRPNGGKVN
- a CDS encoding alanine--glyoxylate aminotransferase family protein is translated as MVDTLDRLLFTAGPVEVRRDVLKAMTKPMITHRSSDYKKLHHSVVERLKELLGTENDIFLIPASSTGAMEAGVRSAVSRNILHLTCGSFAERWVEISRSNGKTAAVVSTEWGKAIVPELIGSAADGVEAVAVTHNESSTGVMNPLESIAAHLRKTPDVLLMVDAVTSAFGNIIDMKSVKPDLLLFGTQKALALPPGMAIAVVSERLLEKAKGVGDRGRYLDLVEIKEFADRDLVPTTPPISLLYALDYQLDRIKDEGMQKRADRHFRMAEMARKWASDHMSLFSQEGFHSNTITCVNNTSGMDFKQIDEGLAKRGYQIAEGYGKLKSKTFRIGHMGDLTTEEMGGLLDSLTEVTA
- a CDS encoding formate--phosphoribosylaminoimidazolecarboxamide ligase; the encoded protein is MSSPKISKILEEYDVSDVTVATLCSHSSLQIFHGAKKEGLKTLGIAVDRDTKFYDAYPLAKPDEFLRVKNYRDIEELEDELVSRHAILVPHGSFVEYMGADRFSKFGVPSFGNREVLKWESDRSTQRKWLTSAGIMMPEEISDARMIDRPVLVKYSGAKGGRGAFIAKDYMEFKMAIDYSQKYTIQEYVLGTRYYFHYFYSPLSSEGYKMNGGGTLEMLSIDRRDESNIDELYKLGSVEELKRLGFFPTFVVTGNYPVVVRESLLPKVFEMGEATVSKSQELFGGLVGPFALETIVTDKLEIKVFEISTRIVAGTNPFVGGSPYSEMMAPGLSTGRRIAREIKLGFSTGRIGEVIS